The Pseudomonas bijieensis DNA window GCCAGGTAGTCGGCGTACTGTGCCTGGAACAGGTCGGCGTCACCCGAGCCTGGCAATCGGACGAAATCGCCTTCGCCGGTGAACTGGCCGACCAGTTCGCCCAGGTCATCAACAACCACAATCGACGAACCGCGACCAGCGCCCTGCACTTGTTCCAGCGCGCCGTGGAACAGAGCGCCAATGCGTTCCTGCTGGTCAATTGCGACGGTGTGGTGGAGTACGTCAACCCAAGCTTCACCGCGATCACCCAGTACACCACCGAGGAAGTCCACGGCCAACGCCTCTCGGAACTGCCGGCCCTGGAGAACCTCAGCGAACTGCTGTTCGACGCGCCATCGGCGCTGGCCCAGAGCAACAGTTGGCAGGGCGAATTCAAGAGCCGGCGCAAAAACCTGGAACCCTACTGGGGCCAGTTGTCGATTTCCAAGGTCTACGGCGACAACCGCGAACTGACGCACTACATCGGCATCTACGAAGACATCACCCAGACCAAGTTGGCCCAGCAGCGCATCGAGCGCCTGGCCTACACCGACAACCTGACCAACCTGGGCAACCGTCCGGCGTTCATCCGCAACCTCGATGAACGCTTCGCCCGGGACAGTGATTCGCCCATCAGCCTGCTGCTGGTGGACATCGACAACTTCAAGCGCATCAACGACAGCCTTGGCCACCAGACCGGTGACAAGCTGCTGATCAGCCTGGCTCGGCGCCTGCGCAACAGCCTGAGCCCCAGCGGCAGCCTGGCGCGATTCGCCAGTAACGAATTCGCGGTCCTGCTGGACGACACTGACCTGGAAGCCGGGCAGCAGATCGCCAGCCAATTGCTGATGACCCTCGACAAACCCATGTTCGTCGACAACCAACTGATCAGCGTGACCGGCTCCGTGGGCCTGGCCTGCGCTCCGCTGCACGGCCGCGATCCACAGACCCTGATGCGCAACGCCGGCCTTGCCCTGCACAAGGCCAAGGCCAACGGCAAACATCAGGTCCAGGTATTCACCGAAGCGCTGAATGCCGAGGCCAGCTACAAGCTGTTCGTGGAAAACAACCTGCGCCGCGCCTTGACCCAGAACGAACTGGACGTGTTCTACCAACCCAAGTTGTGCTTGCGCAGCGGCCGTCTGCTGGGCATGGAGGCGTTGCTGCGCTGGAACCATCCGGAAAAGGGCATGATCCGCCCGGACCAGTTCATCAGCGTGGCCGAAGAAACCGGGCTGATCATCCCTATCGGTAAATGGATCGCCCGCCAGGCCTGCCGCATGAGCAAGCAATTGACCGCCGCCGGCCTGGGCAACCTGCAAGTGGCGATCAACCTGTCGCCCAAGCAGTTCTCCGACCCCGACCTGGTCGCCTCCATCGCCAGTATCCTCAAGGAGGAACAGCTGCCGGCCCGGCTGCTGGAACTGGAGCTGACCGAAGGCCTGTTGCTGGAAGCCACTGAAGACACCCACTTGCAGCTCGACCAGCTCAAGCGCCTGGGGCTGACCCTGGCGATGGACGACTTCGGCACCGGTTACTCGTCCCTGAGCTACCTGAAGAAATTCCCGATCGACATCATCAAGATCGATCGCAGCTTCATCCATGAGATCCCGGACAACCAGGACGACATGGAAATCACCTCGGCGGTGATCGCCATGGCCCACAACCTGAAACTCAAGGTCGTGGCCGAAGGCATCGAAACCGCCCAGCAGTTGGCATTCCTAAGGCGTCACCGCTGCGATGTCGGCCAGGGCTACCTGTTCGACCGCCCGATCCCCGGCGCCGAGCTGATCGAAAAGCTCAAGCGCTACCCCCGCGGGCCGCTCGTCTGACGGCCTTGCCTGCCCCTACGTCCATCCCCTCGTCAACGCTGTGTCTTTCTTAACTAACCGGCATTGGGCACACTGACGGTCTATTTCGCTCAACCCAATCTGACTGAGAGGACTGATGATGGTCTTGCGCTCGGAAATCCTGGTGAACAAAAACGTGCTCCCTACTCAAGAACAAGCCCTGCCTGGCCGTGAAACCCCAATGACCGTGCCGGAAAAACACTTCGTACTCGACGCGCCGCTGCTGGGCCCGTTTGCCATGGACGTGGAT harbors:
- a CDS encoding putative bifunctional diguanylate cyclase/phosphodiesterase, whose protein sequence is MKSQPDAASRMAAEVVTQLPVPSRLGMLRFERLNEASWALLFLDPNCERYFGLPAVELCSLVSAPYASLMEPEARYQLHDAIQQQLAQASHYQIRYTLHTAKGPMNVLETGEAYKQHNRHLLRGFLLAVDNLLQGEPSMPALDLETQNSRLQIALELNQRAQQEQLQHLDRVRAQQDLILLLTRQRYSANNSLLEAAELITRSACDIYQIDCASIWNLDDGKLVPISAYNRASQEYFLPEVIDANDFPDYMEALQTCRAIDAHNAMRDPRTREMAESLRARDVNAILDASIRIDGQVVGVLCLEQVGVTRAWQSDEIAFAGELADQFAQVINNHNRRTATSALHLFQRAVEQSANAFLLVNCDGVVEYVNPSFTAITQYTTEEVHGQRLSELPALENLSELLFDAPSALAQSNSWQGEFKSRRKNLEPYWGQLSISKVYGDNRELTHYIGIYEDITQTKLAQQRIERLAYTDNLTNLGNRPAFIRNLDERFARDSDSPISLLLVDIDNFKRINDSLGHQTGDKLLISLARRLRNSLSPSGSLARFASNEFAVLLDDTDLEAGQQIASQLLMTLDKPMFVDNQLISVTGSVGLACAPLHGRDPQTLMRNAGLALHKAKANGKHQVQVFTEALNAEASYKLFVENNLRRALTQNELDVFYQPKLCLRSGRLLGMEALLRWNHPEKGMIRPDQFISVAEETGLIIPIGKWIARQACRMSKQLTAAGLGNLQVAINLSPKQFSDPDLVASIASILKEEQLPARLLELELTEGLLLEATEDTHLQLDQLKRLGLTLAMDDFGTGYSSLSYLKKFPIDIIKIDRSFIHEIPDNQDDMEITSAVIAMAHNLKLKVVAEGIETAQQLAFLRRHRCDVGQGYLFDRPIPGAELIEKLKRYPRGPLV